CTTTTAATGAACTGGATGACTATTGCATCTGTATCTCCTCTGGTTTCTCAGAAAGTACCTGACACAAAGTAGGCATTTACAAAGTATTCACTGAAATAAAAGACATGAAATTCAAAATGAGGGAATGGGTTAGTACGGATCCATTACTGGTACTTGAGAAAAACCTAAGAAAGTACCCCCACTGAGAGCAGTAAACCAGGAGTGGTAGCTCTCAGTGGTATCATTATACTATTATGTTACAAAAGAGAGAATTCAATTACATTTTTTGACCAAGATTCTATCAGTGGTTGCGgaagacaaaatataaacatttaattttttccacATTCAATGTACTGTCTGAAGGACTACGGAGGCTGCAAAGATGGTAAAAGTATAGCCTCCCTCCTAAAGAATACTTAATACTCTGGTAGGGgagataatttacataaaattgtgCTACAAAGCTAGCCAAGGCACCAAATAATatgtaaagaaaattttcatgttttctgaGCTGAGGTAGAGAAATTTTGAGAAATGATCAACGGACAGCCTCATCAACAGGTGGCTGTTACAGAATGTAGAGGGTAACTGACGCAGAAGAAAGTCAAAACACCATGGGACAATTACTTCACTGAAGAAAGCATGGCGTATAAAGCAGTTGGAGATGAGTTAAATGTTACCTTTTTGTCACTGGTGTGTTAAAAATACTGAGAATGGAGAGAGGACGTGAACTGTAGTGAGAAAAGCTTTTTAAAGTTGATATCTGAACTGAAAAAGGAGGTGGAGGATTAGGGTAGGTGGGGACACATTTCAGTTTAATGAAAGCAACATGCATCAAAGGCCAAAAGCCAAGAGGAAAAAGGTCTCCATGAGGAGTAAGATGAAAGCAATCTGGCTGAAGCAAAGGGTGTTTGCTGGATACCAGGCTTGCTGAGTGGGGTGGAGCCACATTAATAGTGGGAGCAGCTAAAAGGCCAAGATGAAGATAAAGAAGCTGTAACAAACAGCAATTAGTTTTGATGACTGTACAACTCTCAAAGAAAACAGTGACAGGTATGTAAAGAGTAatgatggaaaagaaataaaagaaatgaaagtcttAAAGATGCTGAGGTGGGCATGAAGTCATCTCATTGCCTGAGATGTGGGCAATGAAACAGATTACCCAGAGAATTCGACAGCTTGGATAGAATCAGGGGTGACAGGCAGAGACAAACCCTCTGAATGGATAGTAAAGTTGCACTAGTGTCAATTAAGAAATCCAGTTTCTGATTCTCAACTGTAAGTTTAATTGTTAGATCTGGGGTCCCACTGAGAATCAGTTGATCCTGTCATTTGATGGTGTACTGTCCCTCAGAAAGGGGAAAATGTACCCTCTGAGGGTGCTGGGGTGTAGAGAGATTGTGTTTTAAGCTTTCCTTTTTCTATAGACgttagaaatagaaaacaagagtACTCTTAATAGAAGACTCCAGAGTCACTATAATCCCCAAAATGGTTCACAGAAATGTTTTCTCTTGCTAATCAAAattcaaaaagggaaaaagacaagGAGATACTTTACCATTCTCATTTGACTGGATACCACAGGCAGAAACCTGGAAGACTGGCAGAATTCTTACTTTCTGCTGGCATATGTTAGAGACCCCAGGACTTCTCAGCAACAGCGGCAGCCCTGGAGAGACCAGTGTCCAGTCAGTGTGACATGCAGCCTTGACGCCGAACTGCAGGGAAAGAACGCTCTCCTGTACCACACTGCCCCCTGCAGGACACCGGATGGCCTCCATGGTTTCCCTTCCAGCTTTAGGCTATGCCCAGTGGTTTAGCATCTACATGGTAACAGACGAACTAAATGCTACCCAAATGGACAAGCCAACACCGATACAGTGGTGAAGAAATTAGCACCTGGATTATTTCTCGTTTCGGTATTCCTTTATGGACTGAGTCAGACCAAGGAACTCACATTACAGTAGAAACACATGACAAATAAATTACAAATCAAAGCTTGTAAAAACTTTGGGGTACTCATTAAAACTCTAATCCCTGCACCATCCCCAATCCTCGGGACAAACAGAATACAAAAATGTAGACATCAGAAGGACTTCAGGAAGTTTATCAAGAAACTGGACTTAATGGCCAGAGGTAGTGCCATTTATAAAAATCCAGCATGCTCCAAACAGAGGTTGTGAATTAACCCTTTTGAAACAGCACTTGGTTGCCCTCTGCCTAATGGCATCTCTAAATCTTCCATTTCTGATTCAGTGAACACTCTAGGAACTTAGGTAAGAAATCTGATACCATGACTTGCTCTACAGGAACTAACCAGCATACTTGGAGATTATCAACTGGTAAAAAAGGGTGTGGCATCCACTGACTGGCAAGCCTTGCTATCCCCTTTGACCAGAAGACTGAATGTACAGTAAGCTTTTCAGAAGAAAGTAGGCATTGTTATCAAGCTGGGTCAGTCCTTGCAAACTGCTGACCATTTGCAATGCCATCCTCCTGGATCCACAGGAGCTCTGCCAGCTCTGACCCAAACTGGCAGCACTCCCAGGACAACTGGAAGGCCATCCCTAAGGTGACCTTAAACCAAGCATTTTCAGGGCCAATTCCCAGGTCCCAGAAGCAGACAAAATCATGAAATAGACAGCTTTTCTCAAGATCACAGAAGATGAAGAAACTTCCTTCTACCTACTCTCTCCCCCTATTTGGTCTCCCTGTTCCcggagtgggggggtggggaaatCTTCCTTTTAACAAGACTTCCTGTTCTTTAGCCATTGATTATAAAGCTGACTGGAGATCGCTGATTTCaatctatttttctcttccacCATGGACTCTCCTTCAAACTTTGTCTTCACTCTCAATAACTCCACTTTCTCAACAGGTCAAGGACAAACCAGGTAACTCTTTATATCAGCAAAGCCTGGTGACATTAGGTCATCAATCTGTTCGCTGATTATGCCTCCATCTAGATTATGCAAAAGAACCTGAACTAATTTTTGTTCTTGCCAATCCAAACAGCTGGGGACAACTCAGGAAAATGGATGCATAACAGGTAAGCATCCATGACCAAGAAAACAACGTCACTCTTTACCTCTATAGAAGATCAAGGCCTGTCCTTTGCTCAGGTAAAGACGTTAGAAGGGAATTTTTCCTTATGCACTAAAAACAGGCATAGGGCTTCACTCCTCAGGTCTAAGGCAATACTGCAACCAAACCGTGTGGTTTGACAACAAAATGCATCCTCCAGCCTCTCGTGAAGGTCATAAATGGTCAGCACTGACTCCTGCAGGGGCACTGGCCAAGTCACCAGCTGTTCTGGCTCACTGCTAAGCCACCCTTATGGAACCCAGGGTAGCCCAGTTGCTTACATCATTAGCCATCAACGATTACATACAGGCAGACCAAAAATGCAGACTAAGCTGGCCAAGGAACAAAGCCAAGCTTTACAGCTACGATGGCCTAACTGTAGGCCTTCTATATCAGATATTTCAAAACCTGTCCTGCTCCTACAGACTGACAGGGATATCCAAGATGGAGATGTACAGGTGTCAACATGACAGGTGACAAGATACACTAAACCCCAACCTAATATGTCACAAGTTCCATTACCACCTCATCCAGGAACAATGCCGGTCTTCTGAGATAAGGTGTATAAACAGTTCCTATATGGATGCACAGAAAAATGTGGACTTGAATTCCTGATACCCTCTGTCACCTTAAAATTCCAGCCCAATTATAAACTCTGGTTTCTTTGTTcataaaagtaaaagtgaaagtcgcttagtcaggtcagactctttgtgactccatggactatacagtccatagaattctctaggctagaatactagagtgggtagcctttcccttctccaggggatcttcccaacccagggatcgaacccaggtctcccccttgcaggcatattctttaccagctgagccacaagggaagccctactttCATAAAAGCACTACTACTTTTTATGAAAGCCCTACTTTCATAAAAGTAGCGTCACATAAACACTTCAGACCAGATCTCATAGAAAACTGGCTTGTTTATCACAATTCTAAGTTCTTTTCAGTACTAAGATCCCTTTTCCTAGCCTTTGGAACTTATGAGTTGAAAAAGGCAGTTCTCAGTTTTCCATAGTAACGGGACTTCAATATTACTATGCAAATGTTGGAAGACTTTCAATCAAAAGTTAACAGCCTCTGTTGGACTCGAAAACTGCCTTGCCCTGGACATACTGACAGCCCAAGGAGAAGAAGCTCATGCCATCAAGAATGCTGCTTCTATGTAAATCACTTGGGGCAAAGAGTATCTAATCTATACCTTTtgcctgtggagaagggaatggcaactcactccagtattcttgcctggagaatccctatggacagagactGGCAGGGaacgaaaagagtcggacacgactgagcaagtaacacttacTTCCTACACTTTTTGAAGACAAGATAAACACGCTCCATCAGATAAAAATGAGGCTTAGCCATTCTATTGGACTGAACTACTCCTAGGGAAGGGAGACTGATTTCATGGAATATGGGGAAATGGGCTTAgatttgttattttctatttattcattctcaTTCTAATCTATGTTCTTCTCACCCTTTGCAGATCTCTTGCCACTCAGTTGCTAACCCAATTCTTCTCTCCACAGTTACCAACTCAGATTTTACTTCTAGGGACATTTCAGACAGGGGAATGAAGAAGTTCAGAGTATGTCACCCCAAAATATGTCACTCTGGCATACTGAGTATTTTGAGTTAAAGGCAACGGAGAAAAAGCTGACAAAAGAAGGGCACTCTgaccttcctttttcttccagAAAGAGATAAAATTCCCATGTAAAAGATGCCCTCCCGATACCAGGAAGAAGAACATTTTTTATCACCAGAGATGGAAAATTGGACCAAGAAATCCCCATAAAAACAAACCTTGTTAAACTAACCCTTATCTTCCTAGTCATTTCTCCACATTTCTCCTAGTAGAAGTCtcgtctttttcttttataagctTTCTGCCCCAGTCACTTCCTCAGGTTGTCATTCTTTTCTGAAAGTTTCCATGTTCacgttaaaaaaaagaaagagaaaacaaaaacttctatgcttttctcttgttaacCTGTCTTATGTCAGTTTAATTCTCAAGTCCAGCTGGAGACCCAAAGAACGTAGAAGAGAATTTTTCCTTGTCTATAATGCTAAACCGTTTTCTTTCTGGTAACATTGTAATGTCACGGGGAAACTACACTCCCAAACCCTTGGATTACTTTTAAATTCATTCCTTTGAAATACATACAGAATTCTCATTTTGCTCACTGGCCCCCTTAGAAACTCACGTTCATACTTATAATGTCAACCTCATTATAGTTGTTTCAAGAATTAAATAAGTGTAACATGCgaggacggagaaggcaatggcaccccactccagtactcttgcctagaaaaacccatggatggaggagcctggtgggctgcaatccatggggtcgctaagagtcggacacgactgagcgacttcacttgcacgcattggagacggaaatggcaacccactccgtgttcttgcctggagaatcccggggacgacagagcctggtgggctgccctctatggggtcgcacagagtcggacacgactgaaacgacttagcagcagcagcaacatgctAGGAagtgaagtccatgggattttccaggcaagagtactgcagtggggtgccatttctttcgccagaggatcttcacgacccagggatcgaacccgggtctcccgcagtgTAAGCAGacgcttcaccgtctgagccacaagggaagcccagtaacaTGCTAGGAACAGTACAAACCCCATTAGAGGAGGCCCTTTTAAACCCTTGGCATAAGGACGCAAAAGCAATACAGGGATAAGGAGAGGTGACCATGGCTGTTCCAAGGTGGAATCCATCACCTGTTGGGAACGGGACGTGAGTAACTTCAGGTCCAGCCACCGAGTTATTTCTCCTAGCGAAACCTGAAAAACCGGCTTCCCTCCTAGGCGCTgcagggcggggggagggggggggcttCTCTGCTTCCGCTTCCGGACGGAAGCTGCGCTCCCTGCCCGCTGTCACGACTGCAGCGGACGGCGCCTGCGCACTGGGAGGGACGGGCGGGGAAAGGCGCATGTGCGTGGGGTTGGGCTTTGTCCCACTTTTTCGCAAGCTGAACGCGGAAGTGCGGGAGCTGAGGGATTTCAGCTGCTCGGATTCTGGCCCGGCTACTGGTGCGAAATGGAGGTGGACGCGGCCTCAGAAGGTGGTCGGGACGGCCCCCGGCAGCGGCGAGGCTTCGGTGAAGCCGAGAGGCAGCAGCAAAGCCACGAAGTGCGGTCTCAGTCCGGGGCCGCCCTGACTCCCAAACACTcctactggttggatctctggcTCTTCATCCTCTTCGACGTGATATTGTTTTTCTTCGTGTATTTTTTGCCATGGTGAGTGATCTGAATGTAAAGGGGTGAGGGGCTTAAGGACTTTCtccccagtttgggaagatgggtgggaagaggaaaggaaattgTGTTCCGAAAAATATGGTCTATCCACGGTCTGTTTAGTGGCAGGGTCCGGTAAATGGGGGAGTTGGAATGAAGACTAGAGTGAAAATGGCTTCCTTGGCACCTCAGTTGACGGTGTTCAGAGGTGTGGAGGCAACTTGGCTTCATCATTTTTTTGtgatgtttttgaaatgaaaCCGGCTGGGTTTGACTTCCTGCACTACCATGAAGAAACTGTTTAAGTTATTTGACTTTTTGGAGCTTTGTAGCTAGTTTCATTTATAGGAACCAATAGTAAACCTGGTTATAGGGGTGTGGTTTTAGATAAATCGCTAACTTATCTCAAAGCGATATATTTGCATATTGCCTTGCTGCGGTAAGCACTCAGCTAAAGtttattgttatttagtcgctaagtcgtgtccgactcttttgcaaccccatggactgtagcctgtcaggctcccctgtcagtgggattctccagacaagaatactggagtgggttgccatttccttctccagaggatcttccccatttagggatggaacccgcatcttctgtttggcaggcgaattctttacccttagccacctgggaaacccaaagctGTTTTCACTACACAACAATTTGACCATGAACAGGGTATCTAAAATAGGTCCAAAACTCAGTTCCTAACTTCTTATCCATTAAGTGTTcccatttcaaaaaatgttaactttATCCAATCCTTCTCCCAGAAGCTTGGGACTGTTTTTGACTTAATACACATCCACGCACTCCAAAACAATTGGTAAGTCACAAAATTCCTTAGAAAATCCATGCTCTCCATTTTCATTGCCACTCACTCTGAAAAGACAGTTTTGGCAGAGGGTAAAGGAAGGGAACTTAGAGAAGGGAGATGGTGGAGCAGAACAAGAGGGACACAGGACTGAGATGATAAGGGACAAATTCAGAAGACAagccctgggctggaggaggaaaGCAGTGCAGCTCATTTAGTTATTAAACAGCTCTCTTGGACTTTGGAGCTAATTGTTGACTCACTTTAAGTTACTCTTCTCAATCTTGTTACTGAATTTGTCACTCCCTGAAAGGTAATTGTCGTCTTTTCTCACCCCTAGTCCCCAGTGTTGGCCAAGATCTGGACATAAACTCACTGTACCTGAAGCCTCATTGTCTGTGATTCTTGTATTTCTTGAATGGTGTGGCAGAGGGTTGAGTGGGACAAATGGGAGATGAGTATTTCTATAAAACCCTCCGTTGAGTCACTTGTAAAGGAAAATCTTTCCTCCTGATTTTTGGTGTTACTTCaaatatagtgattttttttttaaattaaattttcagCTCTGGGTAGAAAATGAAAGACTTAAcaaggaatcagttcagttcagtggtgtctagctctttgcaaccccatggactgcagcatgccaggccttgctgtccatcaccaactaccagagtttaatcaaactcatgtccattgagtcagtgatgccatccaactatctcatcctctgtcaccccctactcctccccaccttcaatcttttccagcattagtcttttccagtgagtcaattctttgcatcaggtggccaaagtattggagtttcagcttcagcatcagtccttccaatgaacgttcaggactgatctcctttaggatggactggttggatctccttgcagtccaagggactctcaagagtcttcttcaacaccacagttcaaaagcatcaattcttcggcactgagccttctttataggccaactctctcatccatacatgactgctggaaaaaccatagctttgactagatgcacctttgttggcaaagtaatgtctctgctttttaatgtgctatctaggttggtcatagcttttcttccaaggagcaagcatcttttaatttcatggctgcaaacaccatctgccttgattttggagcccccagaaataaaagtctgtcaatttccattgtttccccacctatttgccatgaagtgatgggctgggtaccatgatcttagttttctgaatgttgagttttaagccagttttttcactctcctctttcactttcatcaacaggttctttagttcttcactttctgccattaagggtggtatcatctgcatatctgagtttattgatatttctccggcagtcttgattccagcttgtgcttcatccagcccagcatgtctcatgatgtactttgcatttaagttaaataagcagggtgagaatatacagccttgacgtactccttttcctatttggaaccagtctgttgttccatgtccagttctgactgttgcttcctgacctgcatacagatttctcaagaggcagggcaggtggtctggtattcccgttctctttcagaattttccacagtatatcgggatcctcacagtcaaaggttttggcataggcaataaagcggaaatagatgtgtttctggaactctcttgccttttcagtgatccagcggatgttggcaatttgacctctggttcctctgccttttctgaaactagcttgaacatctgaagttcgtggttcacgtattgctgaagcctggcttggagaattttgagcattactttgctagtgtgtgagatgagtgcaattgtgcggtagtttgagggTAATTTTTGCTCTTATCAATATGTAAATCATTTAGGAATAGGCAAACAACTAAGATGATCAAGATTTTCAGaagttccttggagaaggaaatggcaacccactccagtattcttggctgggaaatcccttggacagaggagcctggcaggctacggagtccatggagtcacaaaagattgggacacaaattagcaactaaacaacaacagcacttATATGTGACGtcttaaaacaaatgaacaaattgaacagaaacagactcatagatgcGGAGAGCAAACTGGTGGTGGCCACAAGAGACAGCAGTGATCATTGTATGATAGGGTTCAGGGAAAATGACAAAGGCAAAAAGATTCAGGTACAAAATTCCAGTTTAAAATAAGTCATAGGTTATAATGTACAATTTTAGGAATACTGTCAATAATATTTCAGATACTGTTTGATGACAGATGGTtgctagacttattgtggtgatcaatTTGTAGTGTATATTAACATGAAATTACTATGTTGTAACATGGAACTAATATAATTTATGTTAAATATACTCTAATAAAGCATTATTTTATATGCAATAAAAAGATTTTCAGAAGTTTACATAAGGTATTTAAAGGGGGCAGAAAAAGGAAACATTGTTGACATGTTTGTTTTTCCAGAATGGTTTGCCTGATACCTAAAGAATTCTgtctactggagtggattcctgAAGATGACTGCAGACTTCTTCAACAAAGACGACGGGGTTGTGCACCAGAAGGATTTCAAACTCGAAGGGACCCTCCTTTCATTTTACACATTCTCTTGTTATTtgtggggggatggggtgggagaaacTCTATTAAATGGGTAATGATCTCACCCATTCAGAGCTAAGTTCGTAAAActttattcatgttttaaaagtttttttcagaTTGTCTGATGGCTTTACAGGGGCTGAATCTAAAAAGTATTTTACATGGGATTTATTATACTCATTAATAAAttccttaatatttttctctttaacattTTAAGGGGTGGCCAGAGTTTAGTATGATGCAAATAATACAGTAAAataatgtgaaatatttaaaaacaaattattcaaAAGCAAGGGAAGAACATGGGGAAAAACCGGAGTAAAAGCTATACGAGAAAGTCCAAGCCCACAATGTATTTGCTGCAAATGCCAGTTTAGTTTTTAAGTGGCCCTCTGTTATGGTTGCTAGGTTGGTACAATTTTAGAGAAAGTATATAGTATCCAGTGGTGGAAGGCTAAAGGGCCTGTCATCTTTACCTGGATGCTTCCCCTCAGTTTTTTAAGCTCTTGAACTCAGTGAAACACAACTATGTGTTTCAAACCTTGTATTAAGAATGCTTGTGGCCAAAACATACTTATTATAATGTCTGTAACTTTGAATACTTCAGCAAAGTCACCATTATTTACTCATTGAGCAAATATTTGAGCACTTACTGTGGGCCAGGTACAgcactgaacaaaacaaaaatccttaccttcatggaacttacattATTTATCtaaatatgttaataattttatttctaagagtGATCAGCTAGTATTTCATCAAAAAGGTCACATTCCCAAAGCAGCCCTTCAGAAGCTATTCCTATTGTATGTATAACATATTAGAAATGGGCTCTCGTCCTTAAAATTggtgatattttatatattggaaTTGcctaaatatttttcagttcccTTAGAAACAGGGTGTGGGTCTGGTAAACTCTCCATCCTCTACTTTTTAGAATGGCGTTTAGGTTAGTGTGAAATCTGGGATTGATTTTGGAGGACTCTAGCCTAATGCTGACTATTAGATTAACAGTTATGCCTTCAAAGAACCTAATAAATCTGCCTGAAGAGAAAACTTTATGCTTGAAGCATCTAGACAAACACAGAACTGGAATTTCATTGAGGTTACCAGACAGACTGTATGAATAGTTTCTGTGCTGCTTGCTAATAATTTTGTCCAGTAAATGTTTATTACACAGATAAATTAGGTgtgatttgctttcattttaactAATTACTTGTGTGTTAGGTTACACACAAAGATTTATAATCCATACCACCTTTCTGAGCCTAAAATCACCCTACTACCACAACTCTTGAATATTTCAATGTCCTACAGATGAAATCACACCTACCACTCTGCCATGTCAG
This genomic window from Muntiacus reevesi chromosome 16, mMunRee1.1, whole genome shotgun sequence contains:
- the C16H4orf3 gene encoding uncharacterized protein C4orf3 homolog, yielding MEVDAASEGGRDGPRQRRGFGEAERQQQSHEVRSQSGAALTPKHSYWLDLWLFILFDVILFFFVYFLP